A genomic window from Gemmatimonadaceae bacterium includes:
- the trpS gene encoding tryptophan--tRNA ligase, whose protein sequence is MTRVFSGIQPSGELHIGNYLGAVKNWVALQAEHESFFCIVNYHAITIAYQPDDLRRRTRDMAISLLACGLDPAHCTMFVQSDVPEHTELQWIFNTVTPLGELERQVQFKDKSSKQEQVMAGLLNYPVLQAADILLYLADTVPVGEDQVQHLELSRVVARNWNARFSPDAPYFPEPQPKLTPTRRIVGLDGQAKMSKSLGNTIGLLETPDEMWNKLRPAITDPARQRKTDPGTPEQCKTIFELHKAFSPAETVAEVDANCRGAKWGCIDCKKVLHANMVTELTPIRRRAEALQANPAQVDALLAEGGKRARAVAQETIRTVKDKMGLDARG, encoded by the coding sequence ATGACGCGTGTCTTCAGCGGGATCCAGCCCTCGGGCGAGCTGCACATCGGCAACTACCTCGGAGCCGTCAAGAACTGGGTCGCGCTGCAGGCCGAGCACGAGTCGTTCTTCTGCATCGTAAACTACCACGCCATCACCATCGCGTATCAGCCGGACGACCTGCGGCGCCGCACGCGCGATATGGCGATCTCGCTGCTGGCCTGCGGCCTCGATCCCGCACACTGCACGATGTTCGTGCAGAGCGACGTCCCCGAGCACACCGAGCTGCAGTGGATCTTCAACACGGTGACGCCGCTGGGCGAGCTCGAGCGGCAGGTGCAGTTCAAGGACAAGTCGAGCAAGCAGGAGCAGGTGATGGCCGGGCTGCTCAACTACCCGGTGCTGCAGGCGGCGGACATCCTGCTATATCTCGCCGACACCGTGCCGGTGGGCGAGGACCAGGTCCAGCACCTCGAGCTCTCGCGGGTGGTGGCGCGCAACTGGAACGCGCGCTTCTCGCCTGACGCGCCGTACTTCCCCGAGCCGCAGCCCAAGCTCACGCCCACGCGCCGCATCGTCGGGCTCGACGGGCAGGCGAAGATGAGCAAGTCGCTGGGGAACACGATCGGCCTGCTGGAGACGCCGGACGAGATGTGGAACAAGCTGCGGCCCGCGATCACGGACCCGGCGCGGCAGCGGAAGACCGACCCCGGCACGCCCGAGCAGTGCAAGACGATCTTCGAGCTGCACAAGGCCTTCTCGCCCGCGGAGACGGTTGCGGAAGTGGACGCGAACTGCCGCGGCGCCAAGTGGGGCTGCATCGACTGCAAGAAGGTACTGCACGCGAATATGGTCACCGAGCTGACGCCGATCCGCAGGCGAGCCGAGGCGCTGCAGGCGAATCCGGCGCAGGTGGACGCGCTGCTCGCCGAGGGCGGCAAGCGGGCCCGCGCGGTGGCGCAGGAGACGATCCGCACGGTGAAGGACAAGATGGGGCTCGACGCCCGTGGCTGA
- a CDS encoding MgtC/SapB family protein: MADFREWVEVFRLDLGAKLLIAVLAGGAIGLERELRRKPAGLRTNILICLGSALLMDLSMAMAGPYGGDPGRIAAQVVTGIGFLGAGTILHARGTITGLTSAATIWVVAAIGLTAGAGHLFEALAATITVMIVLEGLGYIEKRYLEQRSVDHSDGVPPSEWDARGGGRRAGEGRRSTDAQRDDT; encoded by the coding sequence GTGGCTGACTTCCGCGAGTGGGTGGAGGTTTTTCGACTCGATCTTGGGGCGAAGTTGCTCATCGCCGTACTGGCGGGCGGCGCGATCGGGCTGGAGCGGGAACTGCGGCGTAAGCCGGCCGGCCTGCGCACCAACATCCTCATCTGCCTGGGCTCGGCGTTGCTGATGGACCTTTCGATGGCGATGGCCGGGCCCTACGGCGGCGATCCGGGGCGCATCGCGGCGCAGGTGGTGACGGGCATCGGATTCCTTGGCGCCGGCACCATCCTCCACGCGCGCGGCACGATTACCGGCCTGACGAGTGCCGCGACGATCTGGGTGGTCGCGGCGATCGGCCTGACGGCCGGCGCGGGGCATCTCTTCGAGGCACTGGCGGCGACGATCACGGTGATGATCGTGCTCGAAGGGCTCGGCTACATCGAGAAGCGGTACCTCGAGCAGCGCTCCGTCGACCACTCCGACGGCGTGCCGCCCTCGGAGTGGGATGCCCGCGGCGGCGGCCGCCGCGCGGGGGAGGGCCGGCGGTCCACGGACGCCCAGCGCGACGACACGTGA